The genomic stretch atatattttacaaaattacacttgtaAAATATCTTTGATGCTATATTTATTTGTAGAATATAGGTTTGCTAAGGATATACAACGTTTGTGGTAACGCCCAGCCCCCGCCCCCGCCCCCGCCCCCGCCCTAGCACTTATTCTAAATAGTCTGAATTAAAAATAGGATATCGGCCCATCTTCTTCGCGCAATTTCCTGCTATATCAAAAAGTGAAAGATGTCCCTGGAAATGAGGTTGTGTTACATTCACTCTCTTCCAGAGAAACATGAAATTTAATTAAAAGACGGAAAAGAAGTATTTCTAAATGTCAATTTGTAATCAGTAATTCTTACAATAGAATGTGTAATTAAATTGTTATGACATTTTACGTTCAAAATAATCACGTAATTGTGTTTCCATAGGAACATGACCAcagataaaaaactttttcttacaTGAGCTAAATAAGGGGTCAGGTGAGTTACGAAGAGACACGTAGCTACGATCTCTGTTAGCATAATAGAAATGGCGTGACTTTAAACCATGTATCACAAAATAGATTTCTTTGTGCATAATCATACTATTATCCAGTTTGCCAGTTGCTAAACCTTTTTCAGACCAGAAGCGTTTATTGAGTTTCATGGCTATGATAAAGCTTCTTTCTGAGGGTTTTTTTGTAAACTTAGGTTTCAACTAAAAAGATTGATTTATGTGCGAAGGACAATGCACTTACCTCCAACACATTGAGCCACGATGTAAAGTAAGCCTTTTATGATGGAGATTCTTCCTCCAACAATCATACCAAGTGACACAGCAGGATTTAAATGTCCTCCACTAACATGACCAAATGCTTGAGCGAGCGAGGCGATAGACAACCCTATTCCTATTCCAATTTCAACATTGTTTGATGAAACCGATACTGGTGAATTTCCCCAACTTAAAGCAACTGATGTTACACAAAGTAAGAAAAAGATGCATCCAACAAACTCAGCAGCGACTGCTCTCCAAAATGAAATTGATTTGATTTCATCCAATCCTAACGTGATAGTCATTACGACTTAGGTGCGCGTTCGCACTGAATAAGCATTGGCACTGGCATTTCACAAAAACACCAATTCGAgataattacagtaattaaacATTAAGAAAGAATTTTGTAACAATTCTATTGATAAAATTACATTGGTATGGTGATGCATTAACGAACCTTTCACCCTCGTTCCAAAGGATTTCTGATATAAAAAAGCACAAATCCCTGGAAACGAAGGTGAGAACGTTTATGATTAATTTCTTACGTCATTGATCGGAGGGATCgataaaaagacaaaaagtaaaaaaatgaattttttttcttgtgtgaattaaattttgcgaattgAAGATGATAAATTTTTAGGAcgcattttcatttttgtgattAAAGATATAAAGCAATTCACGTCTATttgtgttttcaaattttttatgaCAACAGTTACCTTAATGATCCGATTAAGCGCCCAACATTTTTTAAGCGCCCGCCTCGAATAACTGCCCAGGTAATTTCCTCAAAGTTCAATAAGCGCCCAACACTTGTTAGGCTCTCCTCCCTCGAATAAGCGCTCACCTGATAAAAGGGCGTTAACTATCTTGAGAAagcaaatctaaaaaaacaagaaggactaaaaaacttcattttgttacatcttttattcagtttTACTTttcagtaaaaagaaaaaaaaaagaagattacCGTTGTCtttattttgtacaaaattgagaaaaatttaTAAGCGCCTAGTTTTTTTAAGCGTCCACCTCGATTAAACGCCCATGCACAATGAGTAGTTATCAATAATGGATGCAAAATCAAATCAGTTGATCCGCACACATTCTATGAACATGCCAGTGGTAGGTAATGAACTTCCCAGAAATATGCGATTAACTACGAATCCAAAATAATTTAACAGGAAACGAACTTATTTTACTGACACTGTGCTCGCTAGAGTACTGACTACAAAATAGACTTtgtctttcttttcttcttatttttgacatattattattatttctgttTCTTGGGTTTGTGATTTTATGGATGCTATTAGGaaaatatgacatttttgaCACCAACAACAAGCCAAATAGCAGTTTTACCACTTTAGGCAAGTTTTTGACCGTTAATGTTTATCAAAACTACGCGCATGGATTGAGCGAAACCAATTTTCTTAatgttaaattatctttccgGAAAGTGATGCaaattttcgaaaaataaactaaaGCCGAGACACCGAGTTAAAAATGGGTTCCGCTTAAACACTAGATCATACTATTGTCTGTAACGACAGAAGAAATTATAAGACATTGATTTGATCTTGAAAGTTCCTGTTTCGTGAAGTTTTCGttattaaataacaaaaaataaatagtttataaagtttttttcttttcaaatttttgatttGTGGAGCGTCAAAAGTGAACAAGAAACAGCTTGAAATATCGCGCCCTTGCTGGCACCTTTCGTGAAAGCAAGACTGCGAGAGAATAAAGTTCTGGTATATTTCGATTGAGTTTATACTATGCCTTCATTTTCCAATATTGCTGCTACGTGACAGTGCGAGTATGATCTTACATCAATTTCGAAGGTATACATGTTAGAATTTCAATCAAAAGTTGTTATTTTACAGAACAGATTTGTGCAAAAGCCTACatgtctttttatatatttttacatatcgCACATCTGTGATAATTTACTGAATTTCTTTCGTTGAAAATAATAATACTCTGATTCTCAcgctgtgaaaaaataatccggTTTCTCTAATATCCTGATTCTCACGCTGTGAAAAATAATCCGGTTTCTCTAATATCTTGATTCTCATGCTATGAAAAAATAATCCCGTTTCTCTAATGTTCTCAACTCTCTAGTAGATCCGTCTATATTTTTAAGGTTGAAACCTTAATCCTGCTGCGGGAAGTATATTATCGGTCTAACCTATGTCGACCAACGATATAACAGTATTctatcaaaactaaaaaaagctCTGCAAGTTCCATTACATTCTATATTCAATGTTTCCTTACAGCAGAGACATttcctgaaaaattaaaaactgcaAGAGTTCTATCGGATGTTGCTTATGTTGTATCTTCCAAAACATTGTTTTGGAAGATACAACATAAGCAACATCCGATGTTGCTTATGTTGTATCTTCCAAAACAATGTTTTGGAAGATACAGCATAAGCATTCTTTCTGATTCTCACGTAACAGCTTCTTTCAACCCAGAAGTAACTAAACAATCGCTAAGTTCTCTATTACTAATAGAGGGCCTAAAATATGGAACAACTTCCTTAACAACGACatgaaaaatcttttaacaCATACCTAAACGGAAACTAAAACGGAAACTATGAACTACatctcttttaaataaaaataattaaatcgcACGACATCCGTATCTCCTTGCTAACCTTTTATAGAAGGGTTAGGGGCTTGGTGATAAGACTACGGCAGTCTTACTCTTACCCCTGCCATTTTTAGCTACTAGCTGCAGCTAAAGGATATGCAATCACATATTTCTAGATTCTACAAGCAGCTATAATTTTGTATTTAGTTTTATGTATGTCTGGCATCAGGTCTTAATATATAAaagtagtcgttagcccgtggaaaaattcacgggttgGCACGTCCTTTTTATAACGCAtcacgtgcgtctcgctacttgcgcagctaagctaccattttgcgtgacagacagacagacagacgtatacgggtattataatatagagtatttgttagcccgtggaaaaatccacgggttcgcctgtcgcagctaagctaccattttgcgtgacagacaaacgGATGGACatacgtatacgggcattataatatagatagtcattaacccgtggaaaaatccacggggtcgcccgtcccttatatatcgcatttcgtgtttccgtgacAGAAGGACAaacagacgcacgaacagacagacggaatacggctattattaaagagattttcaCTACAAGATGATTGGCTAGATCGTTTGCATTTTCTTAAAagatttactttaaaaaatattttgacacaTTTTGAATGCGTGCGAGATGACACGATAGCATATcaatttttattctgttttttttttctatcaacttttgcttttgtttattGAATTAAGTCAAGTTTACAACAGTTGTCTCTTTACttgaaaatataaaagcaaGGGAAAATCAAATTTCTCCACTCacaaatgtatataaattaaCGAGAGAATATATGcacacaatgttttttttagcttCTCCTGGTAGTTCTGTTTGTTTAACAAGGGGAGAGAACTTTCCATGAAGAAGATGTTATTTCCCCTCGATTTCAGTATATTCTAAGTCGGAAAACTTTATTTGCTTCCAAAAGTGTGCCATATTTATTTACGTCTTTTGAGAAGACGCATTAAATGTAAAATCAATGTGCCGTATTCCAAATTTCGAATAATTATGCGCGGGAACTGAAAATCTTTAcaataacaaaacaagaaaaattacaataacaaaaaaagtaagtgagtaagtaagtaagtaagtaggtAACGGGTAGTTTTAACGTCATTGGGGATTCCATTCTAAtggttggctcttcctcccctctGATTGTAACTATGTTCCGCTAGAGATACGCATAAagttgctctaacttgcttgcctgccataCAAGCCgattagcggtcagtagatggcaccagaTGGGCcgacaacactacatttaaagtgcgccggagtggggactcgaacctgaaaccttataattacaagccgaatgcgctaccactacaccatatCTCTAATTCAAATAAAATAAGATCACTATTTCTATCTTCCTAAAGGTAGGTTTCCATACGACTGCATTTTATGCTCGAGCGCAAAAATCTGACGAATTTTTCTCTCTCGAGTTAGACGTAAatggtaattattttttcgctcAAGAGAAAAGGTGCTCATTCAGATTAAAATTGCTGCCGTAAACAGAAAATATGTTTTGTTACGGAATTTGAAATTAATCACAACTTTTGTTTATATCTCCCCTGTTAGTAATGAAAAACTCGAAAAGATCATCAGAAAAGAATGTCGGTAAGGAGACATTTCCAGAAAAGAAGGGAACCAAAGGGTTGTACAATGTATTAGATACAAACTCAATCTTATTTGACCGTTAACGTCTGATATTATTCTGTACACCAAATCAACacagaacagaaaaaaataacatataatagaaaaacatttttggttgTTCACTTTATTTGATGAAACTCCAGTGGAAGGGGGGATGGGGAGGGGGGCTGAGCCATAGTATGAGAGTTTAAGTTTTAAGTGAAAATCAACGAGGGAAGCAAGTTGCCGAAACAGCTGGGGTCCAGGGGCAAAACGCAATTTTAGAGTCCTAAAACACGTAAATCGCATTACTTAGTGAGATAGCCTGCAGATTCTCTGGTTGGAGGATAGAGACACTTAttggcagaaaataaaaaattattacttagcaAAAAGTGGGTGGCGCTGCTCCTGCACTCTAAAGACACTTTTGCATTTCTaaacttattaaattttttctatTCATTTGGAATGGAATGCATACTTGATTAAATAGTGAAAATTTTGGGGGGTTGGTGATAAGATTACTACAGTCTTCTTCTTGCTCCTACCATTTTTAACTACTTGAGCTGCATACCTGAGGATAGCAATCACATATTTCTAGATTCTACAATATAACTGCTATAGTTTTGGATTCATTTTTACGAAAAAATGCAAATTATTTAACAACGAAATAACAGtaccaataaaaaatattttatctttcTTAAATCAGCAATATCGTTTTCTTCCTTTAAGGCACGTTTTGGTGCCACTATTGTGAAGTCTTattatctgtctgtctgtctgtctgtctgtctgtctgtctgtctgtctgtctgtctgtctgtctgtctgtctgtctgtctgtctgtctgtctgtctgtctgtctgtctgtctgtctgtctgtctgtctgtctgtctgtctgtctgtctgtctgtctgtttgtctgtctgcctgtctgtctgtctgtctgtctgtctgtctgtctgtctgtctgtctgtctgtctgtctgtctgtctgtctgtctgtctgtctgtctgtctgtctgtctgtctgtctgtctgtctgtctgtctgtctgtctgtctgtctgtctgtctgtctgtctgtctgtctgtctgtcggtctgtcacgcaaaatggtagctttgcTGCGCGAGGAGCAAGACGCACGcagtgcggtataaaaaggacgggcgaacccgtggatataAGTATTTATCTTTCTGATgagcacttttttaaaattttgtcatacataattaaaaaaaaactaaacgtTGAAGGTATAAAGATATatactattttttataaataaactgTTAATAAATCAACTAAACACAGCGTTATTGCAAGCACCCaagctttttcttctttttttcttttataggaGGAGAGGAGGGGTGGGTTTACTATAATACTAGGCATCACCATGCAATGCAACAGGAAGATCTGAGAAATTTTAACCCCCTGGAATAAATAAAGACACATCCTCTGCTTAAGTACGTCCTGTATTAGCTGTAGGTTAAATATAATTAGAAGAATCAATTCCGTTATTTTGCACGGCATCAGGTTTTATGAGATCTACGGAGAATTAAAATTACCGAGACATAATAAGTGAGCaatcaaaaaattcaaaaaacatgtaaaacatTTTCACTTCActacctaaaaaaaaatattaaagaaaataataataaaataatgttaCAAAGAGATACATTTTTTAAGCAGAAGAGTTTCTTTTTAGCGGTACATCTGTAGCAACGTATGCTGTGTCGTTTTTATCCTCTTTGAAAAAGATGAACGTATATGCAAGTGCGGCAAGAACACCACCAAGCATCGGCCCAGCCCAGTAAATCTAAAATATATACACTAGATTTTATTCTTCTACTTTCACTTTGTTTACTAAAAGAGTGCTcgataaaaagaaacagaaaagaaacaaaaagacaATTTTTAGATTCAATACTAGAGTTTCATGCTTTCGTTTTCCTCGGTTAATAATAATTATTAGCCTGTCTTCATGGGAAAATGTAGACCTCTGTCACTCGCATGGCCCTCACTGCGTTCGGTCCATGGCGTCATGACTTCggtctatattttcccgtaTAGACCGGCTAAACGgtcaataagtcatttattacccactgattatttcataaccattaaatgaaaaaaaaggttttagagtCCAGGGGTCTTTACCAAAAACAAGGCCTAGGTGGAAACCACGCAACTTTCCTTATATTTCGAACGTACACAGACATTCGATCCACAACTCGTTCAAAAATAAACTATACAAAATAACTCTTAACAATAGAATatttcaaaacagttttaaaattcaattccttgtcgTTTCGCTGGTGGAGTGTTCgtaataaaattaaatgtacaattgttaaaatttcctCCGGAAAAAAATGAAGAGAGGGTTGATGAAGACTGCGTGGAACTGGAAGTATTAAGAGCTGTCGATTGGTTATGTACGTCAAGTTGGTTATTATTTGAGCTCaagatttttgacattttttaacgGTGAGTGGTACTAGCCGATTTGTAAATTTTGTGACCATTGTGTTGAGCTACATAAACTTCGGGGACATTTGCATCCAAAAGCTTTCCAATCAATATTTTTCTTACCGAATGATTAGCCACCTTTCTGCCTGTAAGCCCGTGTTATTTAGAACTTAAAAATTCTCTTGTGTGTGTTCAGTTCTTCTGGTGGTATGAGATGAGGTGGTCTATATTCTTGAATGCTTCGACAATACTTAACAAAAGTGTTTGCTGCAcacgtattacaatattttgtaGCTTTTGACTATTGTCCTGCTATGAATTCGTCTATTTCATTTAAATCGTCAAATAAAACTATCGTCTACCAGACGAAAACAAGGAGTAATTGACATTTTTCTATCACTTTAAATTAACTttcctgttttgttttttgtcataTAGACTGGTCACGTGAAaaaaaaccaatcaaattttccGACGTTCGAATGAACGTAAATACTTAAAAATACTCAACAGTGGGGTAATAAATTGACATATAACCTGTAAGAACAATACAAAGTCATCAAAAGGCAATGCAATGGTATCTATATAAAAAGTGGCGTCGATTTGCCCCTAGTCTTTAGTatcaatttgaaaaagtttGTACTTATTAATGATatatttatgttgtttttacagGTTATATGTCATTTTATATGTGGCAAGGTCATGTTGAAGAGGGTGTACTAAGCATTGTGCAAATTCGTTAATCAtatatttttatagaaaaaaaagaacagcaagaacaaaaagacaaaaataaacaacaaacccAATGATCTTTCCATGAATCCATGACTACAGCTGGCCCGAATGAACGTGCGGGATTTATTCCACATCCAGTGAACGGAATCTAAATCAAAAAATTATGCTTGTGAAAACACTTGTAAGATAAAAATATCTTGGATTGCAGCTCAATATCCAAATatctataatacagacttttaGTAACACATTTTTTACCTCTATACAACTGGAATGGTTTAAAACAGAATACCATGACGCAGGGAAACTTTGTTCAAATTATATAGATACCTACCAAGCACACATGGCATACCCAGATAACAACGCCAATACCCAATGTTGTTCCATAAGCTTCAACTTTCTTTTTCGGATCAGTGATGGAGAACACAAAAAATACGAGCAAGAAAGTGAAGAGCAGTTCCATGCCAAATCCTTGTCCGACTTTAACATCTGCATGTAAACTTGTAACACCAAGTGAATCTTGCCATTTATATGGTGTACATGCGTAGGTTAAAGCAGAGCCTACAATTCCTAAAAAAAGATAAACCtaactattttattttgttaatatttctttataacTGCACACATAAATAACATGTCAAATCATGTTTTCTCCATTTTTCCGTCATAGTCGATATTGAAGTCACAAACAGAATTCTACCATAAATAccacaattaaaaatttagaaaaaaaattcgcgcGTCTTTCAACTAATTTTGTATTTCAGTTCGTCCCATAAAATTCCTAAAAATTTCCAACACAGAATTGGCCTGTGACAGATTTGACAGTACAGAAAATAGGATTAGAAGCCATGGGAGAACATTTAATTCAGCCCcaaatatttaaaactgtcaTAACGCAGAAGCAAAATTGATATTAGAAATTAGCAGATTATTCTCATTTCATCTATCTTTTACGGATGGTTACagactaaatttttaattgagttTATAAATTTATGGCGCCTTAGTTTAGTGTTTATAACTTCAGCACGTTGTACAGGAGATCGGGGTTCGTTTCCCCTTGGCGGCGATccaatatgggcgagtgaatgttaccatagctttTGGTTGAGCGAAATTTGGAAGATGACACACTGTGTGGACCATTGGATGTTCATGGAGATTATCTGGTAAAGCGCAGACCCTAACTATGTTTGcgtagcttaaaatgagcattaaatactccaggacttCCCATCTAAgacatggcccctcctggaaataataaacaaGGTATATCTCTCGAGATTTTGTCTGAGTTAGAACAATACAGGGGAGCGATATAAAATCTGGACATCTATTTATCTATGTCTTCAACTTATTAGACACGGTTTGCAAGGAAACATGATTTCAGAAATgttccaaaattaaaaataccatATTCATGGACCTAATATAAAGGGAGAGTGAACCTGTGCTAGGGTTGTTTTTTTTCTCCCTAAGGGGatgatttttatttctgttttgttttatttttgtaaccaTAGACTCACTAATATCCATTTTGATTtccataattttaattttagttgTTTTAGGATATTCCTACTCAGACATTCCAGTGAGGATGGAACTAACGACCTTTCGCCTGGGTCAATCGCTTTGCTGATTAAATTGCTGATCCCGTAAGAAACAGAAATAATAGGAGTCTCGGAGACTATCATTTAAACTTTGGCAGAAAAATTTAATTCTGCGgaaacaaaatttgtttgtgtTAGTTTTGGACCTCAaatatcgtattaaaaaattGCCAGGGGGTGCACATTTATAATTTTGCTTagctaaattatttttatttactgaaGTTGTTTAATTGTGGATTCTTACGTTTTAAGTCAGATTACTTAACGCCATTTGATACTAATATAGTTTACGCCAAAGGGCGTTTACCAAATACATACACTAAATAATAGATCCAAGGTATTGCTTTACTGACAGACATTTAGTCCAAGTTATTGTCAGATATTTATGACATATTATCGAACCTTTGTCCCCGACACTTTTCTCGACCCCTATCATACAACCTGGCCTGAGCAACGTTTAATATGAATAACTAAAAAGTTTGAAGAGTTATCAAGTTATCAAAGTTATATCTCTTCCGTAATTAATTCATTAGTTCTTTAGCAATTTTTAGAGATAAGATCTTATAAAACAGACCGCACAAATTTTGTGTATTGGGAAATTATCGGTACCTTTTTTATCAGTCTGACATGAAATTACATAATTTATGTCAATTCCCAGATCCCGTAagaagtatatatatttacGCTTAAAAACCTCGTGCATGACGTATTTTTAATAACGTTATAAAGATTTGTTCTATCATCATATTAAAAACATGGTACCGAGGCTGATTCAAAAGTGAGATTAGTAACTGTGACAACAGCTGAAAAAATCATTAGCGCGTACTAATTAGAAACAGGTAATAGGGTTTATAAAGATCAT from Hydractinia symbiolongicarpus strain clone_291-10 chromosome 12, HSymV2.1, whole genome shotgun sequence encodes the following:
- the LOC130621945 gene encoding aquaporin-4-like: MAIEVGLDEIKRTSFWRAVAAEFVGCIFFLLCVTSVALSWGNSPVSVSSNNVEIGIGIGLSIASLAQAFGHVSGGHLNPAVSLGMIVGGRISIIKGLLYIVAQCIGGIVGSALTYACTPYKWQDSLGVTSLHADVKVGQGFGMELLFTFLLVFFVFSITDPKKKVEAYGTTLGIGVVIWVCHVCLIPFTGCGINPARSFGPAVVMDSWKDHWIYWAGPMLGGVLAALAYTFIFFKEDKNDTAYVATDVPLKRNSSA